A window from Cryptomeria japonica chromosome 1, Sugi_1.0, whole genome shotgun sequence encodes these proteins:
- the LOC131029044 gene encoding non-specific lipid transfer protein GPI-anchored 5-like, producing MALMAAVGKQGVMAQSSCTSALLSLSPCLNYIMGSQTTPSQGCCDALASIVKNNAPCLCQLLTGNNSLGIPINQTRALALPGLCKVTTPPVSRCQDSGAPTSSPSPTASVLPPTSPSANGPGAPKAQASPSSIPTQNNSASSTFVSPVLNVVTAVLLTAVVM from the exons ATGGCCCTCATGGCCGCTGTGGGAAAGCAGGGCGTTATGGCGCAATCCAGCTGTACCAGCGCCCTTTTGAGTTTATCTCCGTGTCTGAATTATATCATGGGAAGTCAGACGACTCCTTCTCAGGGGTGCTGCGACGCCCTGGCTTCTATTGTGAAGAATAACGCTCCATGTCTGTGTCAGCTGCTGACTGGTAATAATTCGCTGGGGATTCCCATTAATCAGACTCGAGCTCTCGCTCTGCCCGGCCTATGCAAAGTCACCACGCCTCCTGTCAGTCGATGCCAGG ATTCAGGGGCTCCTACAAGTTCCCCTTCTCCAACAGCTTCAGTGCTCCCTCCTACTTCCCCTTCTGCCAACGGTCCTGGCGCTCCAAAAGCACAGGCATCCCCGAGTTCCATTCCCACTCAGAACAATTCAGCTTCGAGCACTTTTGTATCCCCTGTGCTTAACGTCGTAACAGCAGTGCTATTAACTGCAGTTGTGATGTGA